The Metamycoplasma phocicerebrale genome includes a region encoding these proteins:
- a CDS encoding helix-turn-helix domain-containing protein, producing the protein MKLKNEEKIKIIKLSNEGYSIKDLCEMYNVSKTTIATIRSLYKIHKYDFLSKNKKK; encoded by the coding sequence ATGAAATTAAAAAATGAAGAAAAAATAAAAATAATCAAACTTTCAAATGAAGGTTATAGCATTAAAGATTTATGTGAAATGTATAATGTAAGCAAAACTACAATAGCGACTATTAGATCTCTATATAAAATACATAAATATGATTTCTTAAGCAAAAACAAAAAAAAATAA
- a CDS encoding IS3 family transposase — protein sequence MVVYESRLKYPLNKMLLFFQIAKSTYFYILKNINEEDSNKKEKKLILDIFNKNKARYGYRRITLELKNRGFIINHKKVKRLMSELNIYGKQPKAKYKSYKGEIGKICKNLLLKKVVDKNKNITYFNRDFQTSNINQIWSTDVSEFHIASGKVYLSPIIDANSREIISYTISRSPNFKQTIDMLKIAFKKHKNLNGLILHSDQGWQYQMKEYRDILKEKNILQSMSRKGNCYDNCIIEIFFGTMKNEMFYGHEYEFKSLDELENAMHKYIKYYNENRIITKLRGMTPKQYRCHSLNNLK from the coding sequence ATTGTTGTATATGAATCAAGGCTAAAATATCCTTTAAATAAAATGCTATTATTTTTTCAAATTGCTAAATCTACATATTTTTATATTTTAAAAAATATAAATGAAGAGGATTCTAACAAGAAAGAAAAAAAATTAATTCTTGACATTTTTAATAAAAATAAAGCAAGGTATGGATATAGAAGAATAACTTTAGAACTAAAAAATAGAGGCTTTATTATCAATCATAAAAAAGTAAAACGATTAATGAGTGAGCTAAATATATACGGTAAGCAACCTAAAGCTAAATATAAATCATATAAAGGCGAAATTGGCAAAATATGCAAAAATCTTTTATTAAAAAAAGTTGTTGACAAGAATAAAAATATTACTTATTTTAATAGAGATTTTCAAACTAGCAACATAAACCAAATTTGGAGTACAGATGTTTCAGAATTTCATATTGCTTCTGGAAAAGTATATTTATCACCAATTATAGATGCAAATAGTCGCGAAATTATATCTTACACAATATCAAGAAGTCCAAATTTTAAACAAACTATTGATATGTTAAAAATTGCCTTTAAAAAACACAAAAATTTAAATGGTTTAATTTTGCACTCTGATCAGGGTTGACAATATCAAATGAAAGAATATAGAGATATTCTAAAAGAAAAAAACATTCTGCAAAGCATGTCTCGAAAAGGAAATTGTTATGACAATTGTATAATTGAAATTTTTTTCGGAACAATGAAGAATGAAATGTTTTACGGTCATGAATATGAATTTAAGTCATTAGATGAATTAGAAAACGCAATGCACAAATATATAAAGTATTATAATGAAAATAGAATAATAACAAAATTAAGAGGAATGACACCTAAACAATATAGATGCCATTCGCTTAATAATTTAAAATAA